The Caballeronia sp. Lep1P3 genome window below encodes:
- a CDS encoding XdhC family protein: MDSVDLEVLKHSAQWLEEGKRVLLVTVVKTWGSSPRPEGAMLAVREDGHVVGSVSGGCIEDDLIDRVRQRGIEQTKPEAVKYGISAEEAHRFGLPCGGTIQLVLEPLTRESGIAQLCAAVEGGRLVARTLDMATGAAHLEPAQATDGVLFDDARLLTIHGPRYRMLVIGAGQLSRYLCSIAVGLDYQVTVCDPREEYTDEWDVPGTTLVRTMPDDTVMDMKLDERCAVIALTHDPKLDDLALMEALKTPAFYVGALGSRRNNAARRERLKEFDLTDAELARLHGPVGIYIGSRTPPEIAVSILAEVTAAKNGVSLPELLQVEGAKAAREVAGRAEVCGV, encoded by the coding sequence ATGGACAGCGTGGATCTCGAAGTCCTGAAACACAGCGCGCAATGGCTCGAAGAGGGCAAGCGCGTGCTGCTCGTCACGGTGGTGAAGACGTGGGGCTCGTCGCCGCGGCCCGAAGGCGCGATGCTCGCGGTGCGCGAAGACGGTCACGTCGTCGGGTCCGTGTCGGGCGGCTGCATCGAGGACGATCTGATCGACCGCGTGCGTCAGCGGGGCATCGAGCAGACGAAGCCGGAAGCGGTGAAGTACGGCATCAGCGCGGAAGAAGCGCATCGCTTCGGCTTGCCGTGCGGTGGCACCATTCAGCTCGTGCTGGAGCCGCTCACGCGCGAGAGCGGCATCGCGCAACTGTGCGCGGCGGTCGAAGGCGGGCGGCTCGTCGCGCGCACGCTCGACATGGCGACGGGCGCCGCGCATCTCGAACCCGCGCAGGCGACAGACGGCGTGCTCTTCGACGATGCTCGGCTCTTGACCATTCACGGTCCGCGTTACCGGATGCTCGTGATCGGCGCGGGGCAGTTGTCGCGTTACCTGTGCAGCATCGCGGTCGGGCTGGACTATCAGGTGACGGTCTGCGACCCGCGCGAAGAGTACACGGACGAGTGGGACGTGCCCGGCACGACCCTCGTCCGCACGATGCCCGACGACACCGTGATGGACATGAAGCTCGACGAGCGTTGCGCGGTCATCGCGCTCACGCACGATCCGAAACTCGACGATCTCGCGTTGATGGAAGCGCTGAAGACGCCCGCGTTCTACGTCGGCGCGCTCGGTTCGCGCCGCAATAACGCGGCGCGGCGCGAGCGTCTCAAGGAATTCGATCTGACCGACGCGGAACTCGCGCGGCTGCACGGACCGGTCGGCATCTACATCGGCAGCCGGACGCCGCCGGAGATCGCGGTATCGATTCTCGCGGAAGTGACGGCGGCCAAGAACGGCGTGTCGCTGCCTGAACTGCTGCAAGTGGAAGGCGCGAAGGCGGCGCGCGAAGTGGCGGGCAGAGCCGAAGTCTGCGGCGTTTGA
- a CDS encoding PepSY domain-containing protein, which translates to MTGKFLTGETGRTDAPNASNAHRQNRRSSQRALRAWSVAHRWTSLVCTAFMLLLCLAGLPLVFGHELDLLTGDAIEAPELPASQADARARYDAVLRAALDAHPGHVAQYMIWEPDAPLLPVVVTAPRADTPPDDTSSTTVDARTAKPLGTPPGKGSLKFVLLKLHVDMFAGLFGKLFLGAMGVVFLAAIVSGVVVYLPFWRKVGLGRVRFSKKRRIVWLDWHNAIGMLTLAWALLVGATGSINTLADLMLDAWRNDQLAQMLAPYRGQPALAARASVDDAVNVARGVAPGIIPSFVAFPGTRFSSPHHYAVWMRGDGILTTRILRPVLVDARTGALTDSRELPWYLKVLLGSQPLHFGDFGGMPLKLFWAAFDVLTVVVLGSGLYLWATRHNARKGGRAG; encoded by the coding sequence ATGACCGGCAAATTCCTGACCGGCGAGACCGGTCGCACCGATGCGCCGAACGCGTCGAACGCCCATCGCCAAAATCGCCGTTCGAGCCAGCGTGCGCTGCGCGCGTGGTCCGTCGCGCATCGCTGGACGAGTCTCGTCTGCACGGCGTTCATGCTGCTGCTCTGTCTGGCCGGCTTGCCGCTCGTCTTCGGCCACGAACTCGATCTTCTGACCGGCGACGCCATCGAAGCGCCGGAACTGCCGGCATCGCAAGCGGATGCCCGCGCACGCTATGACGCTGTGCTGCGCGCCGCGCTCGACGCGCATCCGGGCCACGTCGCGCAATACATGATCTGGGAGCCGGACGCGCCGCTGCTGCCTGTCGTCGTGACCGCGCCGCGCGCCGACACGCCGCCCGACGATACGTCGAGCACGACCGTCGATGCGCGCACCGCGAAGCCGCTCGGCACGCCGCCGGGCAAGGGATCGCTCAAGTTCGTGCTGCTGAAGCTGCACGTCGACATGTTCGCGGGACTCTTCGGCAAGCTCTTTCTCGGCGCGATGGGCGTGGTGTTTCTCGCGGCCATCGTGTCGGGCGTCGTCGTGTATCTGCCGTTCTGGCGCAAGGTCGGGCTCGGGCGCGTCCGGTTCAGCAAAAAGCGGCGCATCGTGTGGCTCGACTGGCATAACGCCATCGGCATGTTGACGCTCGCATGGGCGCTGCTCGTCGGCGCGACAGGTTCGATCAACACACTCGCCGATCTCATGCTCGACGCGTGGCGCAACGATCAGCTCGCGCAGATGCTCGCGCCGTATCGCGGACAGCCGGCGCTGGCGGCGCGTGCATCCGTCGACGATGCGGTGAACGTCGCGCGCGGCGTCGCGCCGGGGATAATTCCGTCGTTCGTCGCCTTCCCCGGCACGCGCTTCAGCAGCCCGCATCACTATGCGGTATGGATGCGCGGCGACGGCATTCTGACGACGCGCATCCTGCGGCCGGTGCTCGTCGACGCCCGCACCGGCGCGCTCACGGACTCGCGCGAATTGCCGTGGTATCTGAAGGTGCTGCTGGGTTCGCAGCCGCTGCATTTCGGCGACTTCGGCGGCATGCCGCTCAAGCTCTTCTGGGCCGCGTTCGATGTGCTGACGGTTGTCGTGCTGGGGAGCGGGTTGTATCTGTGGGCGACGCGGCATAATGCGCGCAAGGGCGGGCGGGCCGGCTGA
- a CDS encoding PepSY-associated TM helix domain-containing protein, translating into MNAPDTFKPQPTSGSAQYRPHGRLIDDAEQIVRKNRSRRSTFLKWLRKVHGWVGLWGALLGLLFGVTGFLLNHRAPPLRVSTGEPQVSQMQLALPAGGFKSPRDMGVWLKKELKVDGNLGRTRREPAHPVGWGDKSTMQPEQWSVMVASPGGSVMAEYWVGNNFVSVKRTENTFLAMMTNLHKGVGLSVGWVLLIDTLAGSLILLSLTGVLLWTELNKRRTVGAAIVTVSLVAMIVCGLM; encoded by the coding sequence TTGAACGCGCCCGACACCTTCAAACCGCAGCCGACGAGCGGCTCTGCGCAATACCGTCCGCATGGACGCCTGATCGACGACGCCGAGCAGATCGTGCGCAAGAACCGCTCGCGCCGCTCGACGTTCCTCAAATGGCTGCGCAAGGTTCATGGCTGGGTCGGCTTGTGGGGCGCGTTGCTGGGGCTGCTTTTCGGCGTGACGGGCTTTCTGCTCAATCATCGCGCGCCGCCGCTGCGCGTATCGACGGGCGAGCCGCAGGTCTCGCAAATGCAGCTCGCGTTGCCGGCTGGCGGCTTCAAATCGCCGCGCGACATGGGCGTATGGCTCAAGAAGGAACTGAAGGTGGACGGCAACCTCGGCCGCACGCGCCGCGAGCCGGCGCATCCCGTCGGCTGGGGCGACAAGAGCACGATGCAGCCCGAGCAATGGTCGGTGATGGTCGCATCGCCGGGCGGCAGCGTGATGGCGGAATACTGGGTGGGCAACAACTTCGTGTCGGTGAAACGCACCGAAAACACGTTCCTCGCGATGATGACGAACCTGCACAAGGGCGTCGGACTGAGCGTGGGCTGGGTGCTGCTGATCGATACACTCGCGGGCAGCCTGATTTTGCTTTCGCTGACGGGCGTGCTGCTGTGGACGGAGTTGAATAAGCGCCGCACGGTCGGGGCGGCGATCGTGACCGTGTCGCTCGTTGCGATGATTGTTTGCGGATTGATGTGA
- a CDS encoding serine/threonine protein kinase yields the protein MNSHHPDSADASAAPDASPPPFAGLTPERVLDAVDRVLLPAGARTDGRLLPLNSYENRVYQVGVEDGPPVIAKFYRPARWSNEAILEEHAFVATLAAREIPAVPARVFEGATLHEFDGFRFSVFERRGGRAPDLDNRETLEWLGRFIGRIHAVGAIEPYRERPTLDIETFGYEPRDFLLTHRFLPDDVREAYERVVSMALEGVAHCFERAGDVRRLRMHGDCHPSNVLWTDAGPHFVDFDDSRMGPAIQDLWLLLPGGRAEAARALGDLLAGYEDFCDFDERELHLIEALRTLRLIHYSAWLARRWNDPAFPAAFPWFNTQRYWEERILELREQVGAMQEGPLWPV from the coding sequence ATGAACTCACATCATCCCGATTCCGCCGACGCGTCAGCCGCGCCTGACGCCTCGCCGCCGCCCTTCGCCGGCCTCACGCCCGAGCGCGTGCTCGACGCGGTGGACCGCGTGCTGCTGCCTGCCGGCGCGCGCACCGATGGCCGCCTGCTGCCGCTCAACAGTTACGAGAACCGCGTGTATCAGGTGGGCGTCGAGGACGGGCCGCCGGTCATCGCGAAGTTCTACCGGCCGGCGCGCTGGTCCAACGAAGCGATCCTCGAAGAACATGCTTTCGTCGCGACGCTGGCCGCGCGCGAGATTCCGGCCGTCCCGGCGCGCGTGTTCGAAGGCGCGACGCTGCACGAGTTCGACGGCTTCCGCTTCTCGGTCTTCGAGCGCCGCGGCGGACGCGCACCCGACCTCGACAACCGCGAGACGCTGGAATGGCTCGGGCGCTTCATCGGGCGTATTCACGCGGTCGGCGCAATCGAGCCGTATCGCGAGCGCCCGACGCTCGATATCGAAACGTTCGGCTACGAACCGCGCGATTTTCTGCTGACGCATCGCTTTCTTCCCGACGACGTGCGCGAGGCCTATGAGCGCGTCGTGTCGATGGCGCTCGAAGGTGTCGCGCACTGTTTCGAGCGTGCCGGCGATGTGCGCCGCCTGCGCATGCACGGCGACTGTCATCCAAGCAACGTCTTGTGGACGGACGCGGGTCCGCATTTCGTCGATTTCGACGACAGCCGCATGGGACCCGCCATTCAGGACTTGTGGCTGCTGCTGCCGGGCGGGCGCGCGGAGGCGGCGCGCGCGCTCGGGGATTTGCTTGCCGGCTACGAGGATTTCTGCGACTTCGACGAACGCGAACTGCATTTGATCGAAGCGCTGCGCACGCTGCGCTTGATTCACTATTCCGCGTGGCTCGCGCGCCGCTGGAACGATCCGGCGTTTCCGGCAGCCTTTCCGTGGTTCAACACGCAGCGCTATTGGGAAGAACGCATCCTCGAATTGCGCGAGCAAGTCGGCGCGATGCAGGAAGGCCCGCTCTGGCCCGTCTGA
- a CDS encoding MFS transporter — MNASPAPQRPDHRDDEDAPAALADSYLERGSRAYWRASLALLFAGYATFSLLYCVQPLLPEFTKTFGVAPAVSALAVSVSTAALAVAIFIAGFASESWSRHRLMTLSLLVSSVLTVIAAVLPNWHALLIVRALEGFALGGVPAVAMAYLAEEVHPEGLGLAMGLYVGGTAIGGMAGRVISGILADFFGWRVAIGGIGVLGLVATFAFRSLLPPSRRFKPRRGVGFQHHRRSLAGHLRHRGLPFLFLTGFVLMGSFVTLYNYVGYRLLGAPFRLNQTQIGAIFTVYLTGVVASPWSGKMADAFGRGRVLIASVLLMIAGIALTLSMSLPVIIGGIACLTFGFFAGHSVASGWVGRLATQAKGQAAALYLLAYYLGSSLIGSYGGHFWTAFGWPGVAGLIAALLVVGVAAAVYLNGRERALLRQTKAR, encoded by the coding sequence GTGAACGCATCACCGGCGCCGCAGCGCCCGGATCACCGTGACGACGAGGACGCGCCCGCCGCGCTCGCCGATTCCTATCTCGAACGCGGCTCTCGCGCGTACTGGCGCGCGTCGCTGGCGCTGCTGTTTGCGGGCTACGCCACGTTCTCGCTGCTCTACTGCGTGCAGCCGCTGCTTCCCGAATTCACGAAAACGTTCGGCGTCGCGCCGGCGGTCAGCGCGCTCGCGGTGTCGGTGAGCACGGCGGCGCTCGCGGTCGCCATTTTCATCGCCGGATTCGCGTCCGAAAGCTGGAGCCGCCATCGGCTGATGACGCTTTCGCTGCTTGTCTCGTCGGTCCTCACGGTGATCGCCGCCGTGCTTCCGAACTGGCACGCGCTGCTCATCGTGCGCGCGCTCGAAGGCTTCGCGCTCGGCGGCGTGCCGGCCGTCGCGATGGCGTATCTCGCGGAGGAAGTGCATCCCGAAGGGCTCGGACTGGCGATGGGCCTTTACGTCGGCGGGACGGCTATCGGCGGGATGGCGGGGCGCGTCATCAGCGGCATACTCGCGGATTTCTTCGGCTGGCGCGTGGCGATCGGCGGAATCGGCGTGCTCGGGCTCGTCGCGACGTTCGCGTTCCGCTCGCTGCTGCCGCCTTCGCGACGCTTCAAACCACGGCGCGGCGTCGGGTTTCAGCATCATCGGCGCTCGCTTGCCGGGCATCTGCGGCATCGCGGGTTGCCGTTTCTCTTTCTGACCGGCTTCGTGCTGATGGGCAGCTTCGTCACGCTTTACAACTACGTCGGCTACCGGCTGCTGGGCGCGCCGTTTCGCCTCAACCAGACGCAGATCGGCGCGATCTTCACCGTTTATCTGACGGGCGTGGTCGCGTCGCCGTGGTCCGGCAAGATGGCCGACGCGTTCGGGCGCGGCCGCGTGCTGATCGCGAGCGTGCTCCTGATGATCGCCGGCATCGCGCTGACGCTTTCGATGTCGCTGCCGGTCATCATCGGCGGCATCGCGTGCCTGACCTTCGGCTTCTTCGCGGGGCATTCGGTGGCGAGCGGCTGGGTCGGACGGCTCGCGACGCAAGCCAAGGGACAGGCGGCGGCACTGTATTTGCTCGCGTACTACCTGGGTTCGAGTCTCATCGGGTCGTATGGCGGGCACTTCTGGACCGCGTTCGGCTGGCCGGGCGTGGCGGGCCTGATCGCGGCGCTGCTCGTCGTCGGCGTCGCGGCGGCTGTCTATCTCAATGGCCGCGAGCGGGCGCTGTTGCGTCAGACGAAAGCTCGATGA
- a CDS encoding dienelactone hydrolase family protein, whose protein sequence is MTVTVTSRWIDIPADGGSFQGYLALPKAGTGPAVIILQEIFGVNAHIRSVADQYAADGYVALAPDVFWRTQPRVELGYEGADREKAMELLQKTNVDAAVADVGAAAQALRALPEVSGNVAAIGYCFGGRLAYLAAAQGTVDVAVAYYGGGIQNQLDKADQVKAPIQFHYGELDAHIPAGAVDAVRQRFAGRKDAELYVYPNADHGFNCGDRASYNSGASALAHGRTLTFLGEHL, encoded by the coding sequence GTGACCGTTACCGTGACTTCCCGATGGATCGACATTCCCGCCGATGGCGGCAGCTTTCAGGGCTATCTCGCGCTGCCCAAGGCGGGGACGGGTCCCGCCGTCATCATCCTGCAGGAGATTTTCGGCGTGAACGCGCACATTCGCAGCGTCGCTGACCAATACGCGGCCGATGGCTACGTCGCGCTGGCGCCCGATGTTTTCTGGCGCACGCAGCCGCGCGTCGAACTCGGCTACGAAGGCGCGGATCGCGAAAAAGCGATGGAACTGCTCCAGAAGACCAATGTGGATGCAGCCGTTGCGGATGTCGGCGCGGCGGCGCAGGCGCTTCGCGCGCTGCCGGAAGTGAGCGGAAACGTCGCGGCCATCGGCTATTGCTTCGGCGGGCGCCTCGCGTACCTCGCGGCGGCGCAAGGCACGGTGGATGTCGCCGTGGCGTACTACGGCGGCGGCATTCAGAATCAGCTGGACAAGGCCGATCAGGTGAAAGCGCCGATCCAGTTCCACTACGGCGAACTCGACGCCCACATTCCCGCCGGCGCCGTCGACGCGGTGCGCCAGCGTTTTGCGGGCCGCAAGGACGCCGAACTTTACGTCTATCCGAACGCTGACCACGGCTTCAACTGCGGCGACCGCGCGTCGTATAACAGCGGCGCGTCGGCGCTCGCGCACGGGCGCACGCTGACGTTCCTCGGCGAGCACCTGTAA
- a CDS encoding branched-chain amino acid ABC transporter substrate-binding protein, with amino-acid sequence MNTKLHKVLPISAAAVLFATLATSAAADQVVKIGHVAPLTGGIAHLGKDNENGARLAVEEINAKGLTIGGEKITLQLDPQDDAADPRTATQVAQKLVDDKVVAVVGHLNSGTSIPASKIYSDAGIVQISPSATNPTYTQQGFKTTYRVVATDAQQGPALANYAAKSLKVKSVAVVDDSTAYGQGLANEFEKTAKSLGLKVVSHDATNDKAVDFRAILTKIKGENPDAVMYGGMDATGGPFAKQAKQLGLRAKVLAGDGVCTEKLADLAGDATDNVVCSEAGMALEKMEGGQAFAAKYQKRFGQPIQIYAPFTYDAVYIIVDAMKRANSVDPAKILAAMPNTDYKGVIGQTTFDSKGDLKHGVISLYDYKKGKKTLLDVVKM; translated from the coding sequence ATGAACACCAAGCTTCACAAAGTGTTGCCGATCAGCGCCGCAGCCGTGCTGTTCGCAACGTTGGCAACGTCCGCAGCAGCCGACCAGGTCGTCAAGATCGGTCACGTCGCACCGCTCACCGGCGGTATCGCTCACCTGGGCAAGGACAACGAAAACGGCGCGCGGCTCGCAGTCGAAGAGATCAACGCGAAGGGTCTCACGATCGGCGGCGAAAAAATCACCCTGCAACTGGACCCGCAAGACGATGCAGCCGACCCGCGTACCGCTACGCAAGTCGCGCAGAAGCTCGTCGACGACAAGGTTGTCGCGGTCGTCGGCCACCTGAACTCCGGCACGTCCATCCCGGCATCGAAGATTTATAGCGACGCGGGCATCGTCCAAATTTCGCCGTCCGCGACCAACCCGACCTACACGCAGCAAGGCTTCAAGACGACGTACCGCGTCGTCGCGACCGATGCTCAGCAAGGCCCGGCGCTCGCGAACTATGCGGCCAAGAGCCTGAAGGTGAAGAGCGTCGCGGTCGTCGACGATTCGACCGCCTACGGTCAGGGTCTCGCGAACGAGTTCGAGAAGACCGCCAAGTCGCTTGGCCTGAAGGTGGTGTCGCACGATGCGACCAACGACAAGGCCGTCGACTTCCGCGCGATTCTGACGAAGATCAAGGGCGAGAACCCCGACGCCGTGATGTACGGCGGCATGGACGCGACCGGCGGCCCGTTCGCCAAGCAGGCCAAGCAGCTCGGCCTGCGCGCGAAGGTGCTGGCGGGCGACGGCGTCTGCACGGAAAAGCTGGCCGACCTCGCGGGCGATGCGACCGACAACGTCGTGTGCTCGGAAGCCGGCATGGCGCTCGAGAAGATGGAAGGCGGCCAGGCGTTCGCCGCGAAGTACCAAAAGCGTTTCGGCCAGCCGATCCAGATCTACGCGCCGTTCACGTATGACGCGGTGTATATCATCGTCGACGCGATGAAGCGCGCGAACTCGGTCGATCCGGCCAAGATTCTCGCCGCGATGCCGAACACGGACTACAAGGGCGTGATCGGCCAGACGACCTTCGATTCGAAGGGCGACCTGAAGCACGGCGTGATCTCGCTGTACGACTACAAGAAGGGCAAGAAGACGCTGCTCGACGTCGTGAAGATGTAA
- a CDS encoding MFS transporter, with protein sequence MSDSTSASSARESNPSLALHRGLPEATRQRARYATMAIFFIAGMMYASWGVHVPTVRDKFGLSPGMLSFALFAVAGGSIFAMLTTGSWIARAGTRTACMAGGITMTVCGALILAVPHFWLLLIVLAAFGFGMATLDVAMNAEASAVEEALGRPIMSSLHGMFSIGGMAGAAIGGALIAHGLAPAAHLAIASGASLVVLLASMPSVLPHVPHHEAHAKASSSNRWRSGALWALGGLALVALIAEGAMYDWATVYMRDVVEATPSLSSAAYAAFSGGMAAGRFGGDAVRARFGAPQLVFGSAGLAFVGMVMALLVPNALVAMTGFTMMGLGLANMMPVLFAAAARVDGVTAAEGLAQVAGLAYFGLLLGPVLIGGVAQVSTLPVGLCVVAACCAVVAVIGPRILRRLKI encoded by the coding sequence GTGTCCGACTCGACTTCCGCTTCCTCCGCCCGCGAGTCCAATCCGTCGCTCGCATTGCATCGCGGCCTGCCTGAGGCAACCCGCCAGCGCGCGCGCTACGCGACGATGGCCATTTTCTTCATCGCCGGCATGATGTACGCGTCATGGGGCGTCCACGTCCCGACCGTGCGCGACAAATTCGGCCTTAGCCCCGGCATGCTGTCGTTCGCGCTCTTCGCGGTGGCGGGCGGCTCCATTTTCGCGATGCTCACGACCGGCTCGTGGATCGCGCGCGCCGGCACGCGCACCGCCTGCATGGCGGGCGGCATCACGATGACCGTATGCGGCGCGCTGATCCTCGCCGTGCCGCACTTCTGGCTGCTGCTGATCGTGCTCGCCGCCTTCGGCTTCGGCATGGCGACGCTCGACGTCGCGATGAATGCCGAGGCCAGTGCCGTCGAAGAAGCGCTTGGCCGGCCGATCATGTCGTCGCTGCACGGCATGTTCAGCATCGGCGGGATGGCGGGCGCGGCGATCGGCGGCGCGTTGATCGCGCACGGTCTGGCGCCGGCCGCGCATCTGGCGATCGCTTCGGGCGCGAGTCTCGTCGTGCTGCTCGCGTCGATGCCCTCGGTGCTGCCGCACGTACCGCATCACGAGGCGCACGCGAAGGCGTCGTCGTCGAACCGGTGGCGCTCGGGCGCGCTATGGGCGCTCGGCGGTCTCGCGCTCGTCGCGCTGATCGCGGAAGGCGCGATGTACGACTGGGCCACCGTCTATATGCGCGATGTCGTCGAGGCAACGCCTTCGCTCTCGAGCGCCGCGTATGCCGCGTTCTCGGGCGGCATGGCGGCCGGACGCTTCGGCGGCGACGCGGTGCGCGCACGCTTCGGCGCGCCGCAGCTCGTCTTCGGCAGCGCGGGGCTGGCGTTCGTCGGCATGGTGATGGCGCTTCTCGTGCCGAACGCTTTGGTCGCGATGACCGGCTTCACGATGATGGGCCTCGGCCTCGCCAACATGATGCCGGTGCTCTTCGCGGCGGCCGCGCGCGTCGATGGCGTGACGGCGGCGGAAGGGCTCGCGCAGGTCGCGGGGCTGGCGTACTTCGGCTTACTGCTCGGGCCGGTGCTGATCGGCGGCGTCGCTCAGGTGAGCACGTTGCCTGTCGGCCTGTGCGTGGTCGCGGCGTGCTGCGCGGTCGTCGCTGTCATCGGCCCGCGCATTCTCAGGCGCCTGAAAATATAA
- a CDS encoding H-NS family nucleoid-associated regulatory protein, with the protein MPSYKELLAQRESLERQIEEAKSREYAEVLNEIKQKMADYGITLQELAGGRSGKSAKASRSRSGVAPKYRDPESGSTWSGRGKPPKWIAGQDRDNFLIGK; encoded by the coding sequence ATGCCTTCATACAAGGAACTCCTCGCACAGCGCGAGTCTCTCGAGCGTCAGATCGAAGAAGCCAAGTCGCGCGAATACGCCGAAGTGCTTAATGAGATCAAGCAGAAAATGGCTGATTATGGGATCACGCTTCAAGAATTGGCCGGCGGCCGCAGCGGAAAATCCGCAAAGGCATCGCGCAGCCGTTCCGGCGTGGCGCCGAAATATCGCGACCCGGAAAGCGGCAGCACATGGTCCGGTCGCGGCAAGCCGCCGAAGTGGATTGCGGGTCAGGACCGCGACAACTTCCTTATCGGCAAGTAA
- a CDS encoding cation diffusion facilitator family transporter, with product MSPSVNPTSEKHDVAVRTTWTSIALNCCLTIAQLAVGLIAHSQALIADGVHSLADIVSDFIVLIANRKAAALPDVDHNYGHSRYETVASLFLGGLLITVGAGMLWRAGTRIVNVHDIPPVHASALAVAITVLVSKEALFRYMLRAAQRVRSAMLVANAWHARSDAASSLVVALGIVGSIAGFRILDPIAAALVGFMIGKMGWNFAWDALQDLSDRALDEATTADLRGILLGTPGVRDVHELRTRKMGDLAIVDAHILVDPLISVSEGHYIAESARAHMLADSRVIDALIHVDPESDAMNPLPGDFPLRATVMEAVRAALSERGLSVETLNLHYLKRGFDVEIVLPPAPQSETAPRLATVDLDALRQTLGAREIRVTQQMRLAAPKPASAAR from the coding sequence ATGTCGCCTTCGGTAAACCCCACGTCGGAAAAGCACGACGTCGCCGTGCGTACTACGTGGACGAGTATTGCGCTTAACTGCTGCCTGACTATCGCTCAGCTTGCCGTTGGCTTAATTGCGCATTCTCAGGCGCTGATAGCGGACGGCGTGCATTCGCTCGCCGATATCGTGTCCGATTTCATCGTGCTGATTGCCAACCGAAAGGCGGCCGCGTTGCCGGATGTCGATCACAACTACGGCCATAGCCGCTATGAAACGGTCGCCTCGTTATTCCTCGGCGGATTGCTGATCACGGTCGGCGCGGGAATGTTATGGCGCGCGGGCACGCGCATCGTAAATGTTCACGACATTCCGCCGGTACACGCAAGCGCGCTCGCCGTCGCCATTACCGTGCTCGTTTCAAAGGAAGCGCTTTTCCGCTATATGCTGCGCGCGGCGCAACGCGTGCGATCCGCCATGCTCGTCGCAAATGCATGGCACGCGCGTTCGGACGCGGCTTCGTCGCTTGTGGTGGCGCTGGGGATCGTCGGCAGTATTGCCGGCTTTAGAATCCTCGATCCGATTGCCGCCGCACTCGTCGGATTTATGATCGGCAAGATGGGCTGGAACTTCGCATGGGATGCGCTGCAAGACCTTTCCGACCGCGCGCTGGATGAAGCCACTACCGCCGATTTACGCGGCATTTTGCTGGGCACGCCCGGCGTGCGCGACGTGCACGAACTGCGCACGCGGAAAATGGGCGACCTTGCCATTGTCGATGCTCACATTCTCGTGGATCCGCTGATTTCGGTTTCCGAAGGACATTACATCGCCGAATCGGCGCGGGCGCATATGCTCGCGGATTCGCGCGTGATAGACGCGCTGATTCACGTCGATCCGGAAAGCGACGCAATGAATCCGCTGCCCGGCGATTTCCCGCTGCGCGCGACCGTCATGGAAGCCGTGCGCGCTGCGTTATCCGAACGCGGCTTATCCGTCGAGACGTTGAATCTTCACTATCTGAAGCGTGGATTCGACGTGGAAATCGTTTTGCCGCCCGCGCCGCAGAGCGAGACCGCGCCGCGGCTCGCGACGGTCGATCTGGACGCGCTCAGGCAAACACTCGGCGCGCGGGAAATCCGCGTGACGCAGCAAATGAGGCTCGCCGCGCCGAAGCCGGCGAGCGCTGCCCGCTGA
- a CDS encoding Lrp/AsnC family transcriptional regulator, with protein sequence MEAQLTLDTFSQKILRLLQLDARRSVQEISDQVGLSSTPCWRRIKDMEQSGVIQRYTALLDREKLGLHVCALAHIHLTRHTEGGVEQFEREIATCPEVTECYSTTGESDYILKIVAPDIKAYDAFLHDRIFKIPAVAQVRTSVVLREIKFDTQLPL encoded by the coding sequence ATGGAGGCGCAGTTGACTCTCGATACATTCTCACAAAAAATCCTGCGTCTTCTGCAATTGGACGCCCGCCGCTCCGTTCAGGAAATCTCCGATCAGGTCGGCCTTTCGAGCACGCCTTGCTGGCGCCGCATCAAGGACATGGAGCAGTCCGGCGTCATCCAGCGTTATACCGCGCTGCTCGACCGCGAAAAGCTCGGCCTGCATGTCTGCGCGCTCGCGCATATTCATTTGACGCGGCACACCGAAGGCGGCGTCGAGCAATTCGAGCGCGAGATTGCGACTTGTCCCGAAGTGACCGAGTGCTATAGCACGACCGGCGAATCCGACTACATCCTGAAAATCGTCGCGCCGGACATCAAGGCGTATGACGCGTTTCTTCACGACCGCATTTTCAAGATTCCGGCGGTCGCGCAGGTTCGCACGAGCGTCGTGCTTCGCGAGATCAAGTTCGATACGCAATTGCCGCTTTGA